TTTGTCGGGTCGAAGTGCAGTCAAATTGGTCAACCAATGGCGGTTGATGCCATAACGGTCGGCTACTTTGGTCAAAGAAGCGGCATACTTAGGCACTGCAAAAATGCCTCCGCCCGCTTTGCAGAAATGAACATCTACTTTCTTTGACAAGCCGTTTTTGCGGAAATAGTCAGAAGCCAAGAAACAAATTTTGATGGGTGCGCCACCGCACTTGATGGGTGTAGCGGGTTCGGTAAAAATCGCATTGCCGCTTTTGGTGTTTTGAATAGCAGCCCAAGTAGAATCCACTGTTTCAAAAGAATAATTGCTGACTACACCTGTACCAGGTTTGCCCACGCTTTCCTTCAATCCAGGAATGAGTCCCCAATCTATCTGAATTCCTGCTGCAACGACCAAATAGTCGTAAGTCACTTTTTTACCACTCTTCAGCGTAACACTGTTGTTGTCTGGGTCGAAACTTTCTACAGCGTCTTGTATCCATGTCGCATTGTGTGGAATAAAATCGGCTTGGTTTCTTTCCGAAACGCTTTTGTCAAAAACACCTGCACCTACCAAGGTCCAAATCGGTTGATAGTAGTGTTTGGTGCTTGGGTCTATGATTGCCACTTCTGGAGCGTTGGGTTTATTACATAATAAGGATGCTACGGACAAGCCTGCACTCCCCGCTCCAACTATAAGTACTTGATAATGTGCCATAATAATTATTTTAATATGTTTAAGTTATTATTATTATTGATTAAATGGTATATCCGTTTTAGACTTTAGACGAAAGATTAAAGACATAAGACAAAAAGTTTTAAATCATCGACAGCAATTAAATAAAGTAAAATTGAATTTTTAATTCAATTTAATCATAACCAAACATTTACTTATTTTGTCTTTCTACTTATGTCTTTCATCCAAAGTCCAAATTTATTACAGTTTCTTACCAAACTGTTTGGCGAAGGCGGTCAAAAAGCCAAGCGTACGCTGCATATCGGGATTGCCCATGACCCGCAACATGCCAAAAAATCCTACTTTTTGGGGTGGTTGATTTTGGCTTTCTGCCAATGCCTGTGCTGCACAATTGACAATTTTCAAAGTTTTAGGAGCCAGAGCACCGCTGTCCAACAAAGCCTTAAATTCTTCGGAACGCATCAAAACGGTCATTTTGGAAGTCAAATTTGCGCCTTCTTTTAGCAACAAATCCAAGTCGAAACCATTGGCTGCTGCGGTTTGATATCCTTCGTCTAACATATCTATGGTCATCGCTACCAATCCAGGTCCTTGATTTGCCAATTCCAATACGCTGTTCAACTGCGATACCATTGCAGGGGAGGTGAGTTTTTCGGCTATTTCTAAAGCCGCTCCCAAACGTTCTTCAATGTCAATGCCTTTGTTCGAAGCTTGCCTTACTGCATCATCCGCCATATCTGCTACCATGCTTACCAATCCAGGTCCTTGATTTGCCAATTCCAATACGCTGTTCAACTGCGATACCATTGCAGGGGAGGTGAGTTTTTCGGCTATTTCTAAAGCCGCTCCCAAACGTTCTTCAATGTTAATGCCTTTGTTCGAAGCTTGCCTTACTGCATCATCCGCCATATCTGCTACCATGCTTACCAAACCAGGTGCTTTATTCGCCAATTCCAACACGCTGTTCAACTGCGATACCATTGCAGGGGAGGTGAGTTTTTCGGCTATTTCTAAGGCTCCTCCCAAACGTTCTTCAATGTTAATGCCTTTGTACGAAGCTTGCCTTACTGCATCATCCGCCATATCTGCTACCATGCTTACCAAACCAAGGTGCTTTATTCGCCAATTCCAACACGCTGTTCAACTGCGATACCATTGCAGGGGAGGTGAGTTTTTCGGCTATTTCTAAGGCTCCTCCCAAACGTTCTTCTAAGTTGATGCCTTTGTTAGAGGCTTGTTTTACCGCATCGTCTGCCATATCTGCTACCATACTTACCAAACCAGGTGCTTTATTCGCCAATTCCAACACGCTGTTCAACTGCGATACCATTGCAGGGGAGGTGAGTTTTTCGGCTATTTCTAAGGCTCCTCCCAAACGTTCCTCAATGTTGATACCTTTTACGGATGCCTTATTGTAAGTTTCATCTACAATATCCGCCGCCATACTCATCAGCCCTGGCCCTCGTTCGATGATTGTGGCCAGCCTATCCACTGTTTGCTCCAAAGTGTCTATTCTGTCAAGCAAATGGTTGATGGCGTGCAATGTTTTTTCACTGGTCAAGCGTTCTTGAAGTTGCTGTCCTTCTGCTGTATCCAACCATCCTCTGTTTCCGTTCTTGGTCATTGCGAAATATATTTTGTTTTATTAATTGATTAAAAGATATATGGAAGCCCTACTTCAAATAAAATAAGTCTTCCTGTGGTCGAACAGGACGCTTAAACCAAAGCGGTCGCCGCAAACCACCTGGACCTGGCGCAGGTCGGGTCATATCCAACCATTTGCGATAGACTTCAAAAGACTTTTCGGTATCCACCATGATGTCACCGTACTTATCCTCTGGATGTGCCAATTCCACTCGAACCTTCTGATGCCAACAGTGCATTCCGCTGATGGGGTCGGGGTGAACTGGAAAGGTAATGTTTTGATGTACACCGCCATCGCTCCAAAAAATGCGGGATGAATCGGCATCGGTACTTTTGTAGGGGCGAATACCTTGCAGGGTTTGCATTTTCCATGCAGTACCCTCTTTTTTAATGGAAACCGTGTTGGTTGCCCAGCGATTGCCCACTTTGTCTTGTGGTCTGCGCCAACGTCCGAGGTGATGCGAACAGGCAATAACTCCTGGCTTCATACCTTCTGTAACCCAGACTTTGTCGACAAAATAACCGATGTCGGTATTGATTCTGACCAAAGATCCTGTTTGAACGCCCATTTTTTCGGCATCCGAAGTGTGCATCCATATTGGGTTTCGATTCGCTATTTCGGTGAGCCACTTGGCATTGCCCGAACGTGAGTGAATCAAGACAGGCAAACGGAAAGTCGGCACAAGCGGAAACTCTCCTTTGGAGGAGTCAATGTTGTCGGGGTGAATGTGACTTTTGATGTATGTCGGAATGGCGTGTTCGCCCCATTTCCAATCTACCATAGTTTGCGAGAAAAATTCTTGTTTTCGGGTTGGTGTGGGAAAACCTACATGTGCTTTGCCGTCCACCATCACACCTATTTCATTGCCGCCTTTCGTGATTACGCCTGTTTTTTGGTCAATAGCAGCATTTTGCAGTTCTGTGTCTTGCAACGTTTTGAGGTATTTGTTGTAAGAGGTTTTTTCGATTTCAAACGCCCCATATTTTTTCATATAGTCCAATGGATTCAATCCTTCTTTTGCAGCCGCTTCGGGCAATCCTGCAACGTTCTCAAAAATGTATTGGTAGTATTCATCAATGTTGATTTTTTCGCCTTCTCGATAAGGAGACAAAAAGTGTTTGCGGATGCCGAGACTACCGTCGGGATCTATGCGCCAAGAGAGTTCAATCCAAAACTCGTCTTCTTCCCACACTTCGCCTGGGTTGGTTTCGTAGGTAAATTCGGTAATTTTTCCCGCTCGCCTTGCCGCCTCTCGCAAAACGGGCTGGCGAAAAGCAATCCACATTCCGCTATGGGTCGCATAGCTGTTGATGTCGTGTCGCTCGGCTGAATGTCCCATTGGCAGCACATAGTCTGCAAAAAATGCTGTTTCGTTCCAAGTAGGCGTGAGTGCAATGTGCATCCCTACTTTTTCGGCATCTTGCAGCATTTCCATCCAACTGAATCCATCGGGATAGGTCCAAACGGGATTGAAGACACGGGTGAAATAGACCGACATTTTACCCCGATTTTCCTTCAAAAAATGCGGCAACAAAAAGCTCATTTCGAAGAATGCCAGTGGATATTCATTCGGAAAATGCAGTTCGTTCCAGAATTTGTGGGCAGGTGGATTGTCAAAAAACTTGGGCTTGAATTTGTTCCAACTATTGGGTGAAGTTCCTCCAACGGTTCCCACACTACCTGTCAAAACATTGAGAAAATGCAAACAACGAGAAACGCACCAGCCGCCAAGGTTGCCGCTTGCTGCACTTCTCCAATTGTGGGTCGCAAATCGTTCTCCTGCTTTGCCTATTTCTGTAGCGACTTCTATTACTGTTGCAGCTTTTACGCCACTTTCTTGTTCTGCAAATTCGGGTGTATATTCGGCGTAAACGTCTATCAATACTTCAATGAAGTTGTCGAAAGTGCGCTCTACTGCGGGATGTTCTTTTTCTAGGTATTCTTCCCAGTTGACCCAATTGCGGACAAACTTTTCATTGTAGAGTTTTTTCTGCAAAATGATGCGAGCCATTGCCAACAACAAAGCAGCTTCACTTCCTGGATAGGTTGGCATCCAATAGTTTGCCATGCTTGCGGTGTTGGACAAACGGGGGTCCATGACCGCCAATTTTGCACCTGCCATCATACCTTCAATGATGCGCTGTGCATGTGGATTGAAGTAGTGTCCAGATTCTAAGTGTGCGCTAATCAGCAGAATAAACTTAGCATTGGCATGGTCGGGGGAAGGGCGGTCGTAGCCATACCATATATTGTAGCCAAATCGTGCGCCTGATGAGCAGATGTTGGTGTGGCTGTTGTGCCCGTCAACACCCCATGCCTGTAACACCCTATCCATGTAACCTTCATGTCCGGGGCGACCAACATGGTAGGCGACTTCATTGTTTCTACCTTCTTGTAGTGCCTTGCGAATTTCGGCAGAAATTTCATTGAGGGCTTGGTCCCAAGTGATGCGTTCCCATTCTCCTGCTCCTCGTTCGCCTTTTCGTTTCATGGGGTAGAGGATGCGATCTGGATCGGTGATTTGGTTGATGGTAGCGGGACCTTTGGCGCAGTTGCGTCCTCGGCTTCCGGGGTGGTAGGGATTGCCTTCAAATTTTCGTATTTGATTGGTTTCTTTGTCGACATAAGACAACAAACCACAAGCAGATTCACAATTGAAGCAGGTGGTCGGCACAATGGAATAGTGTTTTTTGTCCTTTTTGGGCCAGCTTTTGGCTTCGTATTCTACCCAATCATCCCACTGCTCGGGGGGAGGATATTTAGTGAGGTCACCAGGCTCAGTGAGGCGAGGTAAGGCAATTTCTTGTTGTTTTTCGTGTAGGTTAGGAATGATGCGGAGTTTTTCCGCTATTTTTTCTATGATGGAGGGTTTGTGTTTGTAGCTCATTCTTTTCTATTTACTAAGTAATGAATCCTATTGAAGTGTCAATATCGTTTAAATATTTCTACTTATTGATTGTTTTGGATTTAATTGTAGGCATAGTTACGGATAATCCGTTTCACAAATAGTGACTTTTATCACCAAATGGGCTATGAGGTCATTTTACTGTTGTTTGAGGAGATGTATATATTTTTGGGTAGTAATTATTTTCCTGCAAATGCTTTATCTAAAATAATTTTCTCTCTAAACCTAAAACCCTCAGTTTTCAAAGAACTATTACTATTCTTAATAATAGCATCCATAATCTCCATAAATTAAATACAAATTTATTTTTGGCAAAAAATTTGCTGTTAAGTTCTTCAACACACTATTAATAAAACACACATATCAAATTTTTCAATAGTTTAACAGACATTATTATGACAATTTATTGAATTGAGGTCATAATTATGCCTAATATTAATCCACGAAATAAATAGTAGAATACAATGAGACTTATCAAGCCCTTACACTCACTCTTGTACAGAAACAATCGTTTTTTCAAATTAAGCAAACATTCACTATATAAGTTCCTGTCTGTTTTTCTCCTGCTTTTTAGTTTTCACACATCTTCAATTGCCCAAACTTGTAGTGGCAATGCTACGACAGTTGTTTCCTCCCATTATACCTACAATTCTACCCGAGCATTGGGTGTGGCAAACAACTCTGGTGCTGGCCTGTACAACATAAATGCACAACTGGTATTGGATCTGGGAAACATTCTAAACTCAGGTCAAAATTTCACAATTCGCTGGGCAGATGTGTCTAGTACCGATCCTATAATCCGCATAGAACAATCTTTGGATGGAGTGAATTTTACCACCGCAACAGGCAGTCCTTTTACCGTAAATACCTCAAATTCATGGGCAAATAAAGTGGTCACTACCAACACCCAAACACGCTATTTGAGGATTACGAATACCAATGACAGCGATTTGTTGATAGATGCCATCACTTTTACATCGGTATCTTGTGACAATACACCAAATTTTACCAATAGAGTGGATGATGGAACTTGCACAGGAAGTACCGTTAACAATGATGCAGCCATTATTTCTTATAGCATCATCAATGCCAATAGGATAGGCATCAGCTCGGCAAATGCAAGCAGCTACAATGGAAATGCTTATGCAAGTGCCAGTACAATCAGTGGTGGAACTTTCACCTTCTCCAATTTGATGCACAATACCACCTACATCATTCGAGCCTTCAATGGAAACAATACCAACTTTACAGATGCAACGGTTTCTGTTATTTCTGCCCCTTGTCAACCCCCTTCTGATTTGCCGTGGACAGCTGGAGATTGTGGCATTTTATTAGGAGGAGTTGCAGCAGCCACCTGTGGAGTCACTACTTCTGTTCCTGAATCTATGCGTTGGAGTTTTGGATTGATGGACATCAAAAATTCTATTCCCGCTTCAGGTAGGGTGGACCAATCAGGCAATCAAGCCATGTATCATCATTCTTCTTGGCACATTGATCAGATTGGAAATGTCTATGGGATTGCAATGAACCAAACCACAGGAGATATATTTTTGACCGCTTCGGCGAATTATGGAGCGGGTTTTTTGGGTCAACCTGGCATCATCAAGTATGGCAGCATTGGAGGAGGAGCCAGTAGTTTGGCTGCTGCAGGAACAGTTTATCGAATAGATGGTTATTCGGGACAAGCAAGCGTATTTGCACAATTGCCCCAACAATCTACCACTATTAACAACGAAGACTGTGAAACTACAGAATCTGCTTCCAGAACAACAGGCCCAGGGTTGGGAAACATTGCTTACGATGAAACCCACAACCAGTATTTTGTATCAAATATTGAAGATGGAAGAATCTATCGTTTGAATGCTTCAGGCACTATCTTAGATTCTTACGATCCACTGATTTACGACAATGGTGCAGCAGGAATTACCAATTTAGAGGACTTGGCCTATGGTTTGGCTGTTGAGCCTGATGGCGGACGTTTATTTTTTGGAATGGTGGATGCCCCCAATGGAGGTTCTATTGCAGGAGTTGGTACTGTTCCCATTTACTCAGTTGCATTGACGGGGAGCGGTGGTTTTTCAGGAACTGTGAACAATACCAATATGCCAAGCGGAGCAACTTACAATAACTATGTAGGTGCGGATGTATTTCATACCAATATCTCTACGGGTAGTTCTACTGGTTCTACCTACACAACCAATACTGTTTATCTCATCTCCGATTTGGCATTTTCACCCAATGGTGATTTGTTAGCAGCAGTCAGAGTGAGTTGCAAAAACACATTTTTTAGTTCTTACAATCACTGGGGAGAAACAAATATCATCACAAAAAATGGATCAGGTATTTACAACAACAGCATTACCGAACTGAATGTTTCGGTACAAGGAGATGCGGCAGTTGAAGACAGTTATGGAGGAGTAGGAGTCTATGAACTGCAAGATGGCTCAGGAGAAATCCACTATGTCCTCTCTTCTTCGGATATTTTGGATGAAGCAGGGCCTCACGGTATTGCGGTCTTCAAATCTACCACTACCAATTCCCCCATTTCTCCCTTGGGAGCACTCTCTTATGGTTTTGTGGACTCTGGCGACCCCAAAGGAATGGGAGGAGATGTTGAAGTTTTT
The Chitinophagales bacterium genome window above contains:
- a CDS encoding DUF1641 domain-containing protein, with the protein product MVADMADDAVRQASYKGINIEERLGGALEIAEKLTSPAMVSQLNSVLELANKAPGLVSMVADMADDAVRQASNKGINIEERLGAALEIAEKLTSPAMVSQLNSVLELANQGPGLVSMVADMADDAVRQASNKGIDIEERLGAALEIAEKLTSPAMVSQLNSVLELANQGPGLVAMTIDMLDEGYQTAAANGFDLDLLLKEGANLTSKMTVLMRSEEFKALLDSGALAPKTLKIVNCAAQALAESQNQPPQKVGFFGMLRVMGNPDMQRTLGFLTAFAKQFGKKL
- a CDS encoding SprB repeat-containing protein; this encodes MRLIKPLHSLLYRNNRFFKLSKHSLYKFLSVFLLLFSFHTSSIAQTCSGNATTVVSSHYTYNSTRALGVANNSGAGLYNINAQLVLDLGNILNSGQNFTIRWADVSSTDPIIRIEQSLDGVNFTTATGSPFTVNTSNSWANKVVTTNTQTRYLRITNTNDSDLLIDAITFTSVSCDNTPNFTNRVDDGTCTGSTVNNDAAIISYSIINANRIGISSANASSYNGNAYASASTISGGTFTFSNLMHNTTYIIRAFNGNNTNFTDATVSVISAPCQPPSDLPWTAGDCGILLGGVAAATCGVTTSVPESMRWSFGLMDIKNSIPASGRVDQSGNQAMYHHSSWHIDQIGNVYGIAMNQTTGDIFLTASANYGAGFLGQPGIIKYGSIGGGASSLAAAGTVYRIDGYSGQASVFAQLPQQSTTINNEDCETTESASRTTGPGLGNIAYDETHNQYFVSNIEDGRIYRLNASGTILDSYDPLIYDNGAAGITNLEDLAYGLAVEPDGGRLFFGMVDAPNGGSIAGVGTVPIYSVALTGSGGFSGTVNNTNMPSGATYNNYVGADVFHTNISTGSSTGSTYTTNTVYLISDLAFSPNGDLLAAVRVSCKNTFFSSYNHWGETNIITKNGSGIYNNSITELNVSVQGDAAVEDSYGGVGVYELQDGSGEIHYVLSSSDILDEAGPHGIAVFKSTTTNSPISPLGALSYGFVDSGDPKGMGGDVEVFSSCDCTEPTASASADDGTCSTGTTPNNDASITLSGISNGTRISISSANAASYDGDVFFDATNISGSSATLSNLQHNADYIIRVFNGGGACYTDFTITTPDISIPTCSASNDSPICIGNTLQLTSTGGMSWSWSSNGSAVLSSMTAQNPTATNVSNGEIFSVTVTDGNGCSSTCTTTATVTNPPILTPNNDALLCNGDSNGTVSVGVSGGSPTFNYAWSTGGNAASITNLSAGTYTVTVTDASNCVTTATATVTEPSTLGVVLNPSNVTVKHGYDGSITTSVTGGTPNYAYEWSNGETTANLSALSAGTYTVTVTDFNDCTQTAEVTITQPNCPPNIECGRVSVARN
- a CDS encoding molybdopterin-dependent oxidoreductase, producing MSYKHKPSIIEKIAEKLRIIPNLHEKQQEIALPRLTEPGDLTKYPPPEQWDDWVEYEAKSWPKKDKKHYSIVPTTCFNCESACGLLSYVDKETNQIRKFEGNPYHPGSRGRNCAKGPATINQITDPDRILYPMKRKGERGAGEWERITWDQALNEISAEIRKALQEGRNNEVAYHVGRPGHEGYMDRVLQAWGVDGHNSHTNICSSGARFGYNIWYGYDRPSPDHANAKFILLISAHLESGHYFNPHAQRIIEGMMAGAKLAVMDPRLSNTASMANYWMPTYPGSEAALLLAMARIILQKKLYNEKFVRNWVNWEEYLEKEHPAVERTFDNFIEVLIDVYAEYTPEFAEQESGVKAATVIEVATEIGKAGERFATHNWRSAASGNLGGWCVSRCLHFLNVLTGSVGTVGGTSPNSWNKFKPKFFDNPPAHKFWNELHFPNEYPLAFFEMSFLLPHFLKENRGKMSVYFTRVFNPVWTYPDGFSWMEMLQDAEKVGMHIALTPTWNETAFFADYVLPMGHSAERHDINSYATHSGMWIAFRQPVLREAARRAGKITEFTYETNPGEVWEEDEFWIELSWRIDPDGSLGIRKHFLSPYREGEKINIDEYYQYIFENVAGLPEAAAKEGLNPLDYMKKYGAFEIEKTSYNKYLKTLQDTELQNAAIDQKTGVITKGGNEIGVMVDGKAHVGFPTPTRKQEFFSQTMVDWKWGEHAIPTYIKSHIHPDNIDSSKGEFPLVPTFRLPVLIHSRSGNAKWLTEIANRNPIWMHTSDAEKMGVQTGSLVRINTDIGYFVDKVWVTEGMKPGVIACSHHLGRWRRPQDKVGNRWATNTVSIKKEGTAWKMQTLQGIRPYKSTDADSSRIFWSDGGVHQNITFPVHPDPISGMHCWHQKVRVELAHPEDKYGDIMVDTEKSFEVYRKWLDMTRPAPGPGGLRRPLWFKRPVRPQEDLFYLK
- a CDS encoding FAD/NAD(P)-binding oxidoreductase, giving the protein MAHYQVLIVGAGSAGLSVASLLCNKPNAPEVAIIDPSTKHYYQPIWTLVGAGVFDKSVSERNQADFIPHNATWIQDAVESFDPDNNSVTLKSGKKVTYDYLVVAAGIQIDWGLIPGLKESVGKPGTGVVSNYSFETVDSTWAAIQNTKSGNAIFTEPATPIKCGGAPIKICFLASDYFRKNGLSKKVDVHFCKAGGGIFAVPKYAASLTKVADRYGINRHWLTNLTALRPDKKEADFVHMETGEKTTMEYSMIHVTPPMAPPDFIKNSPLAASSGWVEVDKYTTQHTRYENVFSLGDCSNLPTSKTGAAIRKQAPTTVANLMSLMDGQPLAKHYDGYTSCPLVTGYGKLILAEFDYDKQPAESFPFDQSEERYSMYALKAYGLPKMYWHGMLKGREF